From Chitinivorax sp. B:
ATGGATCATCTGCTAGTCTTGGCGGCAGGGCAGGATCTGCTGACCTTGACCCCACCAAACATGCGCCGCTTTATCGGTAAATTGCATCACGATGGTTTATCTGGACGTTCGTTGGCACGTTTGTTATCTGTCTGGCGTGGTTTTTATACGTTTTTGGCAAAGCGTTACGGTGTCGATCTGAATCCGGTCATTGGTCTACGTGCGCCAAAATCGCCAAAAAAGTTGCCCCATGTGTTGTCTCCTGACGAGGCTGCCAAGCTGGTAGCGATTGCTCCGGAAGATGCATTGGCGATTCGTGACAAAGCGATGTACGAGCTGTTCTATTCGTCCGGTCTGCGCCTGTCGGAGTTGGTGGCACTTCCCGTCAATGCACTTCAAATGGACAGTGGTGAAGTGCGTGTATCGGGTAAAGGGAACAAGGAACGTGTCGTGCCGGTAGGGCGCATGGCATTGGCTGCGATCCGTGCCTGGTTACCACATCGCTTGACGATGGCTGCACCAGAAGAGCACTCCCTGTTTGTGGGGCAAACTGGCAGGAGGCTTACTCCACGGGCGGTTCAGAAGCGTATGGCGGAGTGGGGGATCAAGCAGGGCTTGAGTGATCATGTTCACCCACATGCCCTGCGTCATTCTATGGCAACCCATTTGCTGCAATCCTCCCAAGATCTGCGCGCAGTGCAAGAAATGCTGGGCCATACCAGCATTACCACAACTCAAATTTATACCCATCTTGACTATCTGTATCTGCAGAAGATTTACGATACTGCTCACCCGCGCGCCAAGCGCAAGCCAGAATAGGCGTACTGCCTAATAGGAATCTTCTTTACTGCGCCTCGTTGGTCGTGGCGTCTGTGGGGCTATTCACGTCATTGGAGCGGCATGACAGCCCTGTGCATCTATACTATTGTTATGGCATATGGATTGCTTTTGACTTGAGACCACCGGTTGACACCAGTCGATACCGGCACGTTTCAGCTGCTGGGGATACGCAATTTTGGTCTATCTATTTCACATTCAGCCGAGGACATCGTGTCGTTGGTATGGATGACCTTATTGTCATTGATCGCCATTGTCGCGACGGCGAGTATCAGTTACTGGCTGGGGCGAAGTCGTGCGTTGCGCATGCTGCAAGAGATGAAGACCGTTGCGGAGCCTTTGCAAAGTGCGACACGACTTGCACTGAGGGAAGTCAAATTGCTGCAGGCGCGACAGCAAGCGTTGATGGACAGCATTGATGATCTTGCCTGGTTGAAGGACCGTGAAGGCCGTTTTGTGTTGGTGAATCGGAAATTTGAGGAGGTATTCGGCATCTCCCGTGCGGACATCATCGGACAGCACGATTTTGATCTGTTACCACCTGATGTGGCCCAACATTATCACGACGACGACCTTGCTGTGATGACATCTCGTAGTACCAAGCGAATTGAAGAAAAGGTACATATGCCCAATGGTGACATTGGGTGGACCGAGACCGTCAAGGTGCCAGTGTTTGATGAAGAAGGTGGGGTCATTGGTACTGCGGGTATTGCCCGTGACGTGACCTCTCGTAAACGCCTGGAAGAGCAGGCTGCTTTTCTGGCCAACCATGACCCACTCACCGGTTTGGCCAATCGGCGGCAGCTGGAGGAGCATTTCGACAACTTCCTGATGTGGTATCCCCACTTGGCGGCCATCTTTCTGGATCTCGACAACTTCAAGCTGATTAATGACACTGATGGCCACTCCGTTGGTGACACGTTACTGCGCATGCTGGCAAAGCGATTGATGGAAGAAGTCAGTGAGCATGAGTTGCTGGTGCGGTTGGGCGGGGATGAATTTCTGATCTTGGCCCCTGTTCCCAATGGGGACATCAATCACATCGAGGATTTGGCCAAACGTCTGGGCGTGGCTGTCGGTACGCCCTTCGATATTGCCAATGCCCAATATGCGGTCAGCAGCAGTATTGGTATTGCGCTGTGCCCGGAGCATGGTAAAGACCGGCAGACGCTAATCAAGCATGCTGATATTGCCATGTACGAAGCCAAGCGTACCGGGCGAAACCGGGTATGTTGGTTTGACCCTGGTATGGCATCAGAGGCTGTCAATCGCCGCAAGCTGGAGATGGTATTACGACGTGCTTTGGAACAGCACACTTTTCAATTGCATTACCAGCCAGTCATCGATGTGGCTACCCGACGTATCGTGGGGGCAGAGGCACTGTTACGTTTGCGTGACCCGCAAGAGGGATTGGTATCGCCAGCCATGTTTGTGCCGGTAGCAGAAGAAAGCGGCTTGATTCTGCCTATTGGTGACTGGGTGCTACAACATTGCTTTCAACAAATGCGGCATTGGCTGAATCAAGGTGCGACCGATTTCAAGCTATCCATCAATATTTCCGGAGCGCAATTTGCCCAACATGATTTTGCCGATAAGGTGGCTGCCTGGCTGGCGGAATATGGTATTCCTGGTGCTGCGCTGGAATTTGAAGTGACTGAAGGCGTGTTGATGGCTGACGTTGAAACCCATATTGCAACGTTGGAGCGGATTCATCAGCTTGGCATTGAACTGGCTGTTGATGACTTTGGTACAGGTTATTCCAGCTTGGCCTATCTGAAAAGGTTACCGATTCATCGATTGAAAATCGATCGTACTTTTGTCAGCGGATTACCGGACCACCAAGGTGATGTCGCCATTACCCAATCCATTCTGTCACTGGCATCGGCATTCAATCTTCGCGTGACCGCAGAAGGGGTGGAGATGCAGCATCAATTTGAATTTCTTCGCAACGCAGGTTGTGAATTAGTGCAGGGCTATTTGTTCAGCCCACCCAAGCCGTTAGCGGATTTCGAACAACTGTTGGTGAAGAACGGTCATTGAGCCAAGTGATTTTTCAAAATAGTTAAGCTGCCGGAAGCCGGCCTATTCATTCTCCCTCTCCATTCAAAGCTGGAGTATTCCCCACAAGCCTTGCCTGATCACGCTTATGGCTTAGTCTTAAGGTGATTGAGAGCAAATACTCTGTAAATGTCTTCCATCAGCGACGATAGGTTTTTTTGATGCTCGGTTAAATCGATCAATTAATTAACATCGAATATATAGTTTTACCAGCCATCATGGATCAGCTGAACACGTGTGTTGAAATAAATTGGCTGGCTGATGTGCTGGGCCAAATGCTATTCGGTTGATACACCTTGGCTTGATCAGACCGTCGTTACGATTCTTGGCGATTTAAACCCAAACATCAAAAAGCCTGAATGTAAAAAATATGTATAAAAATCAATATATAGCAACATAGAAAAGTGATTTGCCGCTTATCGGCGGATTAACGGTTTTAAACCGGTTTGAGCCAGTCGGGTTGTTGCGATAGCAATGCTGCTTGGTAGACTGACATCCACAACTTGCATGAGTTGTGTATCCACTAGGAGGCAAGAAAATGTCGATTCGTCAGCTGGTTGCAGCATTATCTGTCGGGTGGCTTGCAGCAACATCGCAAGCCGAGGTCGGGGTTACGGATGACAAGATCGTGCTCGGTCAGTCTGCTGCCTTGAGTGGACCTGCCAAATTTCTAGGGGAGGAAATGCGTGACGGCGCACTGGCCTACTTTGCGCAGATTAATGAGCAAGGTGGTGTGAATGGAAGAAAGATTGAATTGATCTCACTGGATGATGGCTATGAGCCTGAGCGTGCTGCAGACAACACCAAAAAACTGATCGAGAAACACAAAGTGTTTGCCTTGTTTGGTTATGTTGGAACACCTACCAGTAACGCGGTCATGCCAATGTTTACTGCTGCCAAGGTACCATTTTATGCGCCATTTACTGGGGCAGATTCACTTCGGACACCGCATAATCGTTATGTTTTCAACGTGCGTGCAAGTTACGCCGATGAGACCGAGAAAATCATCCGTCATGCCACTAACCTGGGACTGAAACGGATCGCAGTGTTCTATCAGAATGATGCATATGGTAAAGCTGGCTTGGCTGGTGTTGAGCAAGCGATGCAGAAACGAGGACTTGTCATCGCGGCAACTGGGACTGTGGAACGTAATAGTACGGAGGTTGCAAGTGCAATCCAGTCACTGTCCGGAAGCAAGCCTGACGCTATTGTGATGATCACTGCATATAAATCGTCAGCTGCATTTATTAAGAGTGCCCAGCAGGCTGGTATTACATCACAGTACTACAACGTTTCTTTCGTAGGCAGTCGTCCATTGGCGGAGGAACTGGGTGAACAGGCTGCTGGTGTTGTTGTCAGCCAAGTGGTGCCGTCACCATTTGATCAAAGTCAGGCCGTGGTTCGCGAATATCGCAAGGC
This genomic window contains:
- the xerC gene encoding tyrosine recombinase XerC; the protein is MSQHEPDAVTVKSQFRPMPVGGVAQTDAYLSWIRDERKLSDHTWQAYRRDMDHLLVLAAGQDLLTLTPPNMRRFIGKLHHDGLSGRSLARLLSVWRGFYTFLAKRYGVDLNPVIGLRAPKSPKKLPHVLSPDEAAKLVAIAPEDALAIRDKAMYELFYSSGLRLSELVALPVNALQMDSGEVRVSGKGNKERVVPVGRMALAAIRAWLPHRLTMAAPEEHSLFVGQTGRRLTPRAVQKRMAEWGIKQGLSDHVHPHALRHSMATHLLQSSQDLRAVQEMLGHTSITTTQIYTHLDYLYLQKIYDTAHPRAKRKPE
- a CDS encoding EAL domain-containing protein, producing MSLVWMTLLSLIAIVATASISYWLGRSRALRMLQEMKTVAEPLQSATRLALREVKLLQARQQALMDSIDDLAWLKDREGRFVLVNRKFEEVFGISRADIIGQHDFDLLPPDVAQHYHDDDLAVMTSRSTKRIEEKVHMPNGDIGWTETVKVPVFDEEGGVIGTAGIARDVTSRKRLEEQAAFLANHDPLTGLANRRQLEEHFDNFLMWYPHLAAIFLDLDNFKLINDTDGHSVGDTLLRMLAKRLMEEVSEHELLVRLGGDEFLILAPVPNGDINHIEDLAKRLGVAVGTPFDIANAQYAVSSSIGIALCPEHGKDRQTLIKHADIAMYEAKRTGRNRVCWFDPGMASEAVNRRKLEMVLRRALEQHTFQLHYQPVIDVATRRIVGAEALLRLRDPQEGLVSPAMFVPVAEESGLILPIGDWVLQHCFQQMRHWLNQGATDFKLSINISGAQFAQHDFADKVAAWLAEYGIPGAALEFEVTEGVLMADVETHIATLERIHQLGIELAVDDFGTGYSSLAYLKRLPIHRLKIDRTFVSGLPDHQGDVAITQSILSLASAFNLRVTAEGVEMQHQFEFLRNAGCELVQGYLFSPPKPLADFEQLLVKNGH
- a CDS encoding ABC transporter substrate-binding protein — translated: MSIRQLVAALSVGWLAATSQAEVGVTDDKIVLGQSAALSGPAKFLGEEMRDGALAYFAQINEQGGVNGRKIELISLDDGYEPERAADNTKKLIEKHKVFALFGYVGTPTSNAVMPMFTAAKVPFYAPFTGADSLRTPHNRYVFNVRASYADETEKIIRHATNLGLKRIAVFYQNDAYGKAGLAGVEQAMQKRGLVIAATGTVERNSTEVASAIQSLSGSKPDAIVMITAYKSSAAFIKSAQQAGITSQYYNVSFVGSRPLAEELGEQAAGVVVSQVVPSPFDQSQAVVREYRKAMSKYQPKAPISFTSMEGFIAAKSMVEGLKRAGEALTRERLIAALEQGDPVHAGEFKVAFSPNSHSQSKFVDLTVMQKDGSFRN